From Temnothorax longispinosus isolate EJ_2023e chromosome 3, Tlon_JGU_v1, whole genome shotgun sequence, one genomic window encodes:
- the LOC139810765 gene encoding lysosomal alpha-mannosidase-like isoform X5 codes for MLRYEFLLLLLSLVFAQFLAPGDAARIPRTTPDAAPTKCHEACHAVDPNKLNIHMVPHTHDDVGWLKTVDQYYFGSRSTIQKAGVQYILDSVIKALLADPTRRFIWVETAFLWKWWLRQNDLVRADVRTLIAEGRLEIIGGAWSMNDEACTHYHSLVDQFTWGFRRLDDTFGSCARPRIGWQIDPFGHSREQASLFSQMGFDGMLFGRLDYQDKNKRLQDKEMEFIWKSSPNLGKRANLFTVAMFNNYSPPPGFCFDVLCADEPMVDDPDSPDYNIDSRVDLFVRYAKIQALTYKTNHIIITMGEDFHYQQAEMVFGNLDKLIKYTNERNGSTVNVIYSTPSCYLKALNDLNLQWPTKSDDFFPYSSDPHAFWTGYFSSRPTSKYFEREGNNLLQASKQLVILTNLKNYDESLEHFREAMGVMQHHDAITGTEKQKVAEDYSRILYESMDKAGEIISKAIGKWAGTANSTSETFKIFTCLELNISSCAFSEKNDVFAVVVYNPLSRPVSTYVRVPVQGNFYVVHSVIDGVYPTAQIVPIPEAVQKIPGRKSSATNEVVFRASNIPPLGIRVYIVTKKTQENVVDQPQSDKFISNELYNISVNTNGNLAIRWNNQDMSVVQSFQYYTGAEGNNKISANRSSGAYIFRPKETSARNFAYIGSYKIYKGPVVEELHQTINDWVSQVVRIYPEEEYIELDWLVGPIPVKDKIGREIVTRYSSNLQTDKTFYTDSNGREMLKRVRNYRPTWDVELYEPISGNYYPVTSKIALKDEKNQLKLNVLVDRAQGGSSLEDGDVELMLHRRLLKDDAFGVGEALNETAFGEGLVARGRHHLFGGKVKGVDEFVLKEKELALKLALHPWILGTPVNSSNNLEDVHGVLQNFPSGLKKALPLNVHILTLEPWRDDTVLLRLEHLFEVGEAQKLSQSVEFNIQDLFSTFTIESIEETTLGANQLLSENKRMKWEPETNDIVQNEEESRQTVEINDNVIRVLLKPMEIRTFILKVKQRTL; via the exons ATGTTGCGATACGAATTTCTGCTTCTTCTTCTGTCGCTGGTATTCGCGCAGTTTCTCGCTCCCGGCGATGCAGCGCGAATACCACGAACCACACCAGACGCAGCACCTACTAAGTGCCATGAG gcATGCCATGCCGTGGATCCGAATAAACTTAACATTCATATGGTCCCGCATACTCATGACGATGTCGGTTGGTTGAAAACCGTGGATCAGTATTACTTTGGAA GTCGTTCTACAATCCAAAAGGCCGGTGTGCAGTACATTCTTGACAGTGTCATTAAAGCACTGTTAGCTGACCCAACTAGAAG ATTTATTTGGGTGGAGACCGCTTTCCTCTGGAAGTGGTGGTTACGACAAAATGACTTGGTACGTGCTGATGTCAGAACCCTAATCGCCGAAGGGCGATTGGAAATTATCGGAGGAGCATGGAGCATGAACGACGAAGCTTGTACTCACTATCATTCATTAGTGGATCAATTCACATGGGGATTCAG GCGACTCGACGACACGTTCGGAAGCTGTGCCAGACCGCGCATTGGATGGCAAATAGACCCATTCGGCCATTCCAGAGAACAGGCTTCTTTATTCTCGCAAATGGGATTCGATGGAATGCTATTTGGTCGTCTTGATTATCAAGATAAGAATAAGAGATTACAAGACAAAGAGATGGAATTTATTTGGAAGAGCAGTCCAAATTTAG gcAAGCGAGCGAACTTGTTCACAGTCGCGATGTTCAACAATTACAGTCCACCACCAGGATTTTGCTTCGACGTTTTATGCGCTGACGAACCAATGGTCGATGATCCCGATAGCCCCGACTACAACATCGACAGTAGG GTGGACCTGTTCGTGAGATATGCGAAGATTCAAGCACTTACCTACAAAACTAATCACATTATTATCACCATGGGAGAGGATTTTCATTATCAACAGGCTGAAATGGTGTTCGGTAACTTAGACAAGCTAATTAA atatacaaATGAACGCAATGGTTCTAcagtaaatgtaatttattcgaCACCCTCGTGCTACTTGAAGGCCCTGAACGATTTAAATCTTCAATGGCCTACTAAGAGCGATGACTTCTTCCCGTATTCGAGCGATCCTCACGCTTTCTGGACCGGCTATTTCTCGTCAAGACCAACCTCGAAATACTTTGAGCGCGAAGGAAATAACTTGTTGCAA GCAAGCAAACAACTCGTTATTTTGACAAACTTAAAGAATTATGACGAATCCTTGGAACACTTCCGGGAAGCAATGGGAGTGATGCAGCATCACGATGCTATTACCGGCACtgagaaacaaaaagtcgCGGAAGATTATTCTCGTATATTATATGAGAGTATGGATAAAGCCGGAGAAATAATCTCCAAAGCTATAGG GAAATGGGCAGGAACGGCAAATAGTACGTCGGAGACctttaaaatctttacatgtttggaattaaatattagcTCGTGTGCGTTTTCTGAGAAAAATGACGTATTTGCGGTTGTAGTATACAACCCTCTAAGCAGGCCTGTTTCCACCTATGTTCGCGTCCCCGTTCaaggaaatttttatgttgttcACTCAGTGATTGACG GAGTGTACCCAACCGCGCAAATAGTACCGATTCCCGAAGCAGTACAGAAAATCCCAGGAAGAAAGAGCAGCGCGACAAATGAAGTCGTTTTTCGCGCTTCAAATATCCCTCCTCTCGGTATTCGGGTTTATATTGTCACCAAAAAAACGCAAGAAAATGTAGTTGACCAACCTCAATCAGacaaatttataagtaatgAG ctGTATAATATATCCGTCAATACCAACGGTAACTTAGCAATACGTTGGAATAACCAGGACATGAGCGTCGTACAATCTTTCCAATACTACACAGGAGCAGAGGGTAATAACAAGATCTCCGCTAATAGATCATCTGGCGCTTATATCTTCAGACCTAAAGAAACATCGGCCAGAAATTTTGCGTACATCggatcatataaaatatacaaag GTCCTGTTGTAGAAGAACTCCATCAGACAATAAACGATTGGGTTAGTCAAGTGGTTCGAATTTATCCAGAAGAAGAATATATCGAACTCGATTGGCTCGTTGGACCGATACCTGTCAA GGATAAAATTGGTAGAGAGATAGTCACAAGATACTCAAGCAATCTACAAACAGACAAAACGTTTTACACGGATAGCAATGGAAGAGAGATGTTAAAGCGTGTGAGAAATTATCGACCAACGTGGGACGTCGAATTGTATGAACCGATATCTGGAAATTATTATCCAGTGACCAGTAAAATTGCGCTCAAAGATGAAAAGAACCAATTGAAACTAAATGTCCTCGTCGATCGTGCTCAGGGTGGAAGCAGTTTAGAAGACGGTGACGTTGAATTGATG CTTCATCGAAGGCTTCTAAAGGACGACGCGTTTGGTGTAGGTGAGGCATTGAATGAAACTGCCTTCGGTGAAGGTTTGGTAGCAAGAGGCAGGCATCATCTCTTTGGAGGTAAAGTGAAGGGCGTGGATGAATTTGTATTAAAGGAGAAGGAATTGGCGCTTAAGTTGGCTCTGCATCCCTGGATCTTAGGCACCCCCGTTAACTCCTCGAATAATCTCGAAGATGTACATGGTGTACTCCAAAATTTC CCTTCTGGACTTAAAAAAGCATTGCCGCTAAACGTGCATATTCTTACCTTAGAGCCGTGGAGAGATGACACAGTTCTATTGAGACTGGAGCATCTCTTTGAAGTCGGTGAGGCGCAGAAGTTGTCTCAATCAGTTGAGTTTAACATTCAG GACCTATTCTCGACGTTCACGATTGAATCGATCGAAGAGACTACGTTAGGCGCTAATCAGCTATTAAGCGAAAATAAACGTATGAAATGGGAGCCAGAGACGAATGACATTGTCCAGAATGAGGAAGAAAGCAGACAAACTGTGGAAATTAATGACAATGTAATCAGAGTCCTCTTGAAACCGATGGAAATACGGACCTTTATTCTCAAAGTGAAGCAAAGAACTCTTTAA
- the LOC139810765 gene encoding lysosomal alpha-mannosidase-like isoform X4, producing MLRYEFLLLLLSLVFAQFLAPGDAARIPRTTPDAAPTKCHEACHAVDPNKLNIHMVPHTHDDVGWLKTVDQYYFGSRSTIQKAGVQYILDSVIKALLADPTRRFIWVETAFLWKWWLRQNDLVRADVRTLIAEGRLEIIGGAWSMNDEACTHYHSLVDQFTWGFRRLDDTFGSCARPRIGWQIDPFGHSREQASLFSQMGFDGMLFGRLDYQDKNKRLQDKEMEFIWKSSPNLGKRANLFTVAMFNNYSPPPGFCFDVLCADEPMVDDPDSPDYNIDSRIDDFLRYAVTQRSYFRTNHVIMTMGGDFTYQHAEMYFTNLDKLIRYTNERNGSTVNVIYSTPSCYLKALNDLNLQWPTKSDDFFPYSSDPHAFWTGYFSSRPTSKYFEREGNNLLQASKQLVILTNLKNYDESLEHFREAMGVMQHHDAITGTEKQKVAEDYSRILYESMDKAGEIISKAIGKWAGTANSTSETFKIFTCLELNISSCAFSEKNDVFAVVVYNPLSRPVSTYVRVPVQGNFYVVHSVIDGVYPTAQIVPIPEAVQKIPGRKSSATNEVVFRASNIPPLGIRVYIVTKKTQENVVDQPQSDKFISNELYNISVNTNGNLAIRWNNQDMSVVQSFQYYTGAEGNNKISANRSSGAYIFRPKETSARNFAYIGSYKIYKGPVVEELHQTINDWVSQVVRIYPEEEYIELDWLVGPIPVKDKIGREIVTRYSSNLQTDKTFYTDSNGREMLKRVRNYRPTWDVELYEPISGNYYPVTSKIALKDEKNQLKLNVLVDRAQGGSSLEDGDVELMLHRRLLKDDAFGVGEALNETAFGEGLVARGRHHLFGGKVKGVDEFVLKEKELALKLALHPWILGTPVNSSNNLEDVHGVLQNFPSGLKKALPLNVHILTLEPWRDDTVLLRLEHLFEVGEAQKLSQSVEFNIQDLFSTFTIESIEETTLGANQLLSENKRMKWEPETNDIVQNEEESRQTVEINDNVIRVLLKPMEIRTFILKVKQRTL from the exons ATGTTGCGATACGAATTTCTGCTTCTTCTTCTGTCGCTGGTATTCGCGCAGTTTCTCGCTCCCGGCGATGCAGCGCGAATACCACGAACCACACCAGACGCAGCACCTACTAAGTGCCATGAG gcATGCCATGCCGTGGATCCGAATAAACTTAACATTCATATGGTCCCGCATACTCATGACGATGTCGGTTGGTTGAAAACCGTGGATCAGTATTACTTTGGAA GTCGTTCTACAATCCAAAAGGCCGGTGTGCAGTACATTCTTGACAGTGTCATTAAAGCACTGTTAGCTGACCCAACTAGAAG ATTTATTTGGGTGGAGACCGCTTTCCTCTGGAAGTGGTGGTTACGACAAAATGACTTGGTACGTGCTGATGTCAGAACCCTAATCGCCGAAGGGCGATTGGAAATTATCGGAGGAGCATGGAGCATGAACGACGAAGCTTGTACTCACTATCATTCATTAGTGGATCAATTCACATGGGGATTCAG GCGACTCGACGACACGTTCGGAAGCTGTGCCAGACCGCGCATTGGATGGCAAATAGACCCATTCGGCCATTCCAGAGAACAGGCTTCTTTATTCTCGCAAATGGGATTCGATGGAATGCTATTTGGTCGTCTTGATTATCAAGATAAGAATAAGAGATTACAAGACAAAGAGATGGAATTTATTTGGAAGAGCAGTCCAAATTTAG gcAAGCGAGCGAACTTGTTCACAGTCGCGATGTTCAACAATTACAGTCCACCACCAGGATTTTGCTTCGACGTTTTATGCGCTGACGAACCAATGGTCGATGATCCCGATAGCCCCGACTACAACATCGACAGTAGG ATCGATGATTTTCTGAGATACGCGGTTACGCAACGTAGTTATTTCCGCACAAATCATGTCATAATGACAATGGGAGGAGATTTCACTTATCAGCACGCGGAAATGTACTTCACGAATCTGGACAAGCTGATAAG atatacaaATGAACGCAATGGTTCTAcagtaaatgtaatttattcgaCACCCTCGTGCTACTTGAAGGCCCTGAACGATTTAAATCTTCAATGGCCTACTAAGAGCGATGACTTCTTCCCGTATTCGAGCGATCCTCACGCTTTCTGGACCGGCTATTTCTCGTCAAGACCAACCTCGAAATACTTTGAGCGCGAAGGAAATAACTTGTTGCAA GCAAGCAAACAACTCGTTATTTTGACAAACTTAAAGAATTATGACGAATCCTTGGAACACTTCCGGGAAGCAATGGGAGTGATGCAGCATCACGATGCTATTACCGGCACtgagaaacaaaaagtcgCGGAAGATTATTCTCGTATATTATATGAGAGTATGGATAAAGCCGGAGAAATAATCTCCAAAGCTATAGG GAAATGGGCAGGAACGGCAAATAGTACGTCGGAGACctttaaaatctttacatgtttggaattaaatattagcTCGTGTGCGTTTTCTGAGAAAAATGACGTATTTGCGGTTGTAGTATACAACCCTCTAAGCAGGCCTGTTTCCACCTATGTTCGCGTCCCCGTTCaaggaaatttttatgttgttcACTCAGTGATTGACG GAGTGTACCCAACCGCGCAAATAGTACCGATTCCCGAAGCAGTACAGAAAATCCCAGGAAGAAAGAGCAGCGCGACAAATGAAGTCGTTTTTCGCGCTTCAAATATCCCTCCTCTCGGTATTCGGGTTTATATTGTCACCAAAAAAACGCAAGAAAATGTAGTTGACCAACCTCAATCAGacaaatttataagtaatgAG ctGTATAATATATCCGTCAATACCAACGGTAACTTAGCAATACGTTGGAATAACCAGGACATGAGCGTCGTACAATCTTTCCAATACTACACAGGAGCAGAGGGTAATAACAAGATCTCCGCTAATAGATCATCTGGCGCTTATATCTTCAGACCTAAAGAAACATCGGCCAGAAATTTTGCGTACATCggatcatataaaatatacaaag GTCCTGTTGTAGAAGAACTCCATCAGACAATAAACGATTGGGTTAGTCAAGTGGTTCGAATTTATCCAGAAGAAGAATATATCGAACTCGATTGGCTCGTTGGACCGATACCTGTCAA GGATAAAATTGGTAGAGAGATAGTCACAAGATACTCAAGCAATCTACAAACAGACAAAACGTTTTACACGGATAGCAATGGAAGAGAGATGTTAAAGCGTGTGAGAAATTATCGACCAACGTGGGACGTCGAATTGTATGAACCGATATCTGGAAATTATTATCCAGTGACCAGTAAAATTGCGCTCAAAGATGAAAAGAACCAATTGAAACTAAATGTCCTCGTCGATCGTGCTCAGGGTGGAAGCAGTTTAGAAGACGGTGACGTTGAATTGATG CTTCATCGAAGGCTTCTAAAGGACGACGCGTTTGGTGTAGGTGAGGCATTGAATGAAACTGCCTTCGGTGAAGGTTTGGTAGCAAGAGGCAGGCATCATCTCTTTGGAGGTAAAGTGAAGGGCGTGGATGAATTTGTATTAAAGGAGAAGGAATTGGCGCTTAAGTTGGCTCTGCATCCCTGGATCTTAGGCACCCCCGTTAACTCCTCGAATAATCTCGAAGATGTACATGGTGTACTCCAAAATTTC CCTTCTGGACTTAAAAAAGCATTGCCGCTAAACGTGCATATTCTTACCTTAGAGCCGTGGAGAGATGACACAGTTCTATTGAGACTGGAGCATCTCTTTGAAGTCGGTGAGGCGCAGAAGTTGTCTCAATCAGTTGAGTTTAACATTCAG GACCTATTCTCGACGTTCACGATTGAATCGATCGAAGAGACTACGTTAGGCGCTAATCAGCTATTAAGCGAAAATAAACGTATGAAATGGGAGCCAGAGACGAATGACATTGTCCAGAATGAGGAAGAAAGCAGACAAACTGTGGAAATTAATGACAATGTAATCAGAGTCCTCTTGAAACCGATGGAAATACGGACCTTTATTCTCAAAGTGAAGCAAAGAACTCTTTAA
- the LOC139810765 gene encoding lysosomal alpha-mannosidase-like isoform X2 — translation MCRARSRRKRRGESNCEITINGVDKLPYRAKIVRAILVYYLRVLFASVLCGEKRRRMRRRIPDTLIGGGGLRETSGPDARRSNLEACHAVDPNKLNIHMVPHTHDDVGWLKTVDQYYFGSRSTIQKAGVQYILDSVIKALLADPTRRFIWVETAFLWKWWLRQNDLVRADVRTLIAEGRLEIIGGAWSMNDEACTHYHSLVDQFTWGFRRLDDTFGSCARPRIGWQIDPFGHSREQASLFSQMGFDGMLFGRLDYQDKNKRLQDKEMEFIWKSSPNLGKRANLFTVAMFNNYSPPPGFCFDVLCADEPMVDDPDSPDYNIDSRVDLFVRYAKIQALTYKTNHIIITMGEDFHYQQAEMVFGNLDKLIKYTNERNGSTVNVIYSTPSCYLKALNDLNLQWPTKSDDFFPYSSDPHAFWTGYFSSRPTSKYFEREGNNLLQASKQLVILTNLKNYDESLEHFREAMGVMQHHDAITGTEKQKVAEDYSRILYESMDKAGEIISKAIGKWAGTANSTSETFKIFTCLELNISSCAFSEKNDVFAVVVYNPLSRPVSTYVRVPVQGNFYVVHSVIDGVYPTAQIVPIPEAVQKIPGRKSSATNEVVFRASNIPPLGIRVYIVTKKTQENVVDQPQSDKFISNELYNISVNTNGNLAIRWNNQDMSVVQSFQYYTGAEGNNKISANRSSGAYIFRPKETSARNFAYIGSYKIYKGPVVEELHQTINDWVSQVVRIYPEEEYIELDWLVGPIPVKDKIGREIVTRYSSNLQTDKTFYTDSNGREMLKRVRNYRPTWDVELYEPISGNYYPVTSKIALKDEKNQLKLNVLVDRAQGGSSLEDGDVELMLHRRLLKDDAFGVGEALNETAFGEGLVARGRHHLFGGKVKGVDEFVLKEKELALKLALHPWILGTPVNSSNNLEDVHGVLQNFPSGLKKALPLNVHILTLEPWRDDTVLLRLEHLFEVGEAQKLSQSVEFNIQDLFSTFTIESIEETTLGANQLLSENKRMKWEPETNDIVQNEEESRQTVEINDNVIRVLLKPMEIRTFILKVKQRTL, via the exons gcATGCCATGCCGTGGATCCGAATAAACTTAACATTCATATGGTCCCGCATACTCATGACGATGTCGGTTGGTTGAAAACCGTGGATCAGTATTACTTTGGAA GTCGTTCTACAATCCAAAAGGCCGGTGTGCAGTACATTCTTGACAGTGTCATTAAAGCACTGTTAGCTGACCCAACTAGAAG ATTTATTTGGGTGGAGACCGCTTTCCTCTGGAAGTGGTGGTTACGACAAAATGACTTGGTACGTGCTGATGTCAGAACCCTAATCGCCGAAGGGCGATTGGAAATTATCGGAGGAGCATGGAGCATGAACGACGAAGCTTGTACTCACTATCATTCATTAGTGGATCAATTCACATGGGGATTCAG GCGACTCGACGACACGTTCGGAAGCTGTGCCAGACCGCGCATTGGATGGCAAATAGACCCATTCGGCCATTCCAGAGAACAGGCTTCTTTATTCTCGCAAATGGGATTCGATGGAATGCTATTTGGTCGTCTTGATTATCAAGATAAGAATAAGAGATTACAAGACAAAGAGATGGAATTTATTTGGAAGAGCAGTCCAAATTTAG gcAAGCGAGCGAACTTGTTCACAGTCGCGATGTTCAACAATTACAGTCCACCACCAGGATTTTGCTTCGACGTTTTATGCGCTGACGAACCAATGGTCGATGATCCCGATAGCCCCGACTACAACATCGACAGTAGG GTGGACCTGTTCGTGAGATATGCGAAGATTCAAGCACTTACCTACAAAACTAATCACATTATTATCACCATGGGAGAGGATTTTCATTATCAACAGGCTGAAATGGTGTTCGGTAACTTAGACAAGCTAATTAA atatacaaATGAACGCAATGGTTCTAcagtaaatgtaatttattcgaCACCCTCGTGCTACTTGAAGGCCCTGAACGATTTAAATCTTCAATGGCCTACTAAGAGCGATGACTTCTTCCCGTATTCGAGCGATCCTCACGCTTTCTGGACCGGCTATTTCTCGTCAAGACCAACCTCGAAATACTTTGAGCGCGAAGGAAATAACTTGTTGCAA GCAAGCAAACAACTCGTTATTTTGACAAACTTAAAGAATTATGACGAATCCTTGGAACACTTCCGGGAAGCAATGGGAGTGATGCAGCATCACGATGCTATTACCGGCACtgagaaacaaaaagtcgCGGAAGATTATTCTCGTATATTATATGAGAGTATGGATAAAGCCGGAGAAATAATCTCCAAAGCTATAGG GAAATGGGCAGGAACGGCAAATAGTACGTCGGAGACctttaaaatctttacatgtttggaattaaatattagcTCGTGTGCGTTTTCTGAGAAAAATGACGTATTTGCGGTTGTAGTATACAACCCTCTAAGCAGGCCTGTTTCCACCTATGTTCGCGTCCCCGTTCaaggaaatttttatgttgttcACTCAGTGATTGACG GAGTGTACCCAACCGCGCAAATAGTACCGATTCCCGAAGCAGTACAGAAAATCCCAGGAAGAAAGAGCAGCGCGACAAATGAAGTCGTTTTTCGCGCTTCAAATATCCCTCCTCTCGGTATTCGGGTTTATATTGTCACCAAAAAAACGCAAGAAAATGTAGTTGACCAACCTCAATCAGacaaatttataagtaatgAG ctGTATAATATATCCGTCAATACCAACGGTAACTTAGCAATACGTTGGAATAACCAGGACATGAGCGTCGTACAATCTTTCCAATACTACACAGGAGCAGAGGGTAATAACAAGATCTCCGCTAATAGATCATCTGGCGCTTATATCTTCAGACCTAAAGAAACATCGGCCAGAAATTTTGCGTACATCggatcatataaaatatacaaag GTCCTGTTGTAGAAGAACTCCATCAGACAATAAACGATTGGGTTAGTCAAGTGGTTCGAATTTATCCAGAAGAAGAATATATCGAACTCGATTGGCTCGTTGGACCGATACCTGTCAA GGATAAAATTGGTAGAGAGATAGTCACAAGATACTCAAGCAATCTACAAACAGACAAAACGTTTTACACGGATAGCAATGGAAGAGAGATGTTAAAGCGTGTGAGAAATTATCGACCAACGTGGGACGTCGAATTGTATGAACCGATATCTGGAAATTATTATCCAGTGACCAGTAAAATTGCGCTCAAAGATGAAAAGAACCAATTGAAACTAAATGTCCTCGTCGATCGTGCTCAGGGTGGAAGCAGTTTAGAAGACGGTGACGTTGAATTGATG CTTCATCGAAGGCTTCTAAAGGACGACGCGTTTGGTGTAGGTGAGGCATTGAATGAAACTGCCTTCGGTGAAGGTTTGGTAGCAAGAGGCAGGCATCATCTCTTTGGAGGTAAAGTGAAGGGCGTGGATGAATTTGTATTAAAGGAGAAGGAATTGGCGCTTAAGTTGGCTCTGCATCCCTGGATCTTAGGCACCCCCGTTAACTCCTCGAATAATCTCGAAGATGTACATGGTGTACTCCAAAATTTC CCTTCTGGACTTAAAAAAGCATTGCCGCTAAACGTGCATATTCTTACCTTAGAGCCGTGGAGAGATGACACAGTTCTATTGAGACTGGAGCATCTCTTTGAAGTCGGTGAGGCGCAGAAGTTGTCTCAATCAGTTGAGTTTAACATTCAG GACCTATTCTCGACGTTCACGATTGAATCGATCGAAGAGACTACGTTAGGCGCTAATCAGCTATTAAGCGAAAATAAACGTATGAAATGGGAGCCAGAGACGAATGACATTGTCCAGAATGAGGAAGAAAGCAGACAAACTGTGGAAATTAATGACAATGTAATCAGAGTCCTCTTGAAACCGATGGAAATACGGACCTTTATTCTCAAAGTGAAGCAAAGAACTCTTTAA